In Rhizobium jaguaris, a single window of DNA contains:
- a CDS encoding DUF3300 domain-containing protein: MGIKVQKLVIGLSVVSFLVMQEQRPAYSQTAPATNPPAAQTAQEAPAVLSDDELEVLVARIALYPDDLVAAISAASLFPLQIVEASRFLEAKKKNADLKPKSDWDGSVISLLNYPEVVKMMSDDLEWTQDFGNALTNQQKDVLVAIQQLRDEAVAKGIIKTDEKITVVTQNDNVIIQPTNPEKIYVPQYPPEMLYQTGYAPQPVSYYSEPYPNYYYPGAAFFAAAVTGAVWAAAVNWDNWGVWGGNWRGDVDVDCNNCFNNRNFNGKVKWNDIDWKNVDRSKLNIDRQQLANMDRSTIRNNLQSDSRNDLRNRAQTVNRERTGVAGDRVNRAADVRRDTMQGLQQRPTARPTNAANRPAAARGDGQGPRAASGANRGNANAARQNNQKLASRPDNRGRQASALGNPSSGRREAMASQRGRQSMGGTSRPAPRASASRGGGPRPTAHRGGGGHRPMPSRGGGGGRGGGGRGGRR, translated from the coding sequence ATGGGGATAAAAGTGCAAAAGCTTGTTATCGGCCTATCGGTCGTGTCATTCCTTGTAATGCAGGAGCAGCGTCCAGCCTATTCGCAAACAGCACCCGCAACCAATCCGCCAGCGGCGCAAACGGCTCAAGAAGCGCCTGCGGTACTTTCGGACGACGAGCTGGAAGTCCTCGTCGCCCGTATCGCGCTCTATCCGGATGATCTGGTGGCGGCCATCTCCGCGGCGTCGCTTTTCCCGCTTCAAATAGTCGAGGCTTCCCGTTTCCTGGAAGCGAAGAAGAAGAATGCGGATCTCAAACCAAAGAGTGATTGGGACGGCAGTGTCATCTCGCTGCTGAACTATCCGGAAGTCGTCAAGATGATGAGCGACGACTTGGAATGGACGCAAGATTTTGGCAATGCCCTGACGAACCAGCAGAAAGATGTGCTGGTCGCTATCCAGCAGTTGCGCGACGAGGCTGTCGCCAAAGGCATCATCAAGACCGATGAAAAGATCACTGTGGTGACGCAAAACGACAACGTCATCATTCAGCCGACCAATCCCGAAAAGATCTACGTCCCGCAGTATCCGCCGGAAATGCTTTATCAGACTGGCTATGCGCCGCAGCCCGTTTCCTACTATTCGGAGCCTTACCCAAACTATTACTATCCCGGAGCGGCCTTCTTCGCCGCGGCGGTGACCGGCGCCGTATGGGCTGCAGCCGTCAACTGGGATAACTGGGGAGTATGGGGCGGCAACTGGCGCGGAGACGTCGATGTTGACTGCAACAACTGTTTCAACAACAGGAATTTCAACGGCAAGGTCAAATGGAACGATATCGACTGGAAGAATGTGGATCGCAGCAAGCTGAACATCGACAGGCAACAGCTCGCGAATATGGACAGGTCCACGATCAGAAACAATCTTCAGTCCGATAGCCGCAACGATTTGCGCAACCGCGCTCAGACTGTAAATCGGGAGCGTACCGGTGTCGCAGGCGATCGCGTTAACCGCGCTGCTGATGTCCGCAGAGACACGATGCAAGGCTTGCAACAAAGGCCGACGGCTCGACCGACGAACGCAGCCAATCGGCCGGCGGCGGCTCGTGGCGACGGCCAGGGACCGAGGGCGGCGTCAGGCGCAAACCGTGGCAATGCAAACGCAGCTCGTCAAAACAATCAGAAGCTGGCCTCCAGGCCTGACAACAGAGGCCGCCAGGCTTCGGCGCTCGGCAACCCGTCGTCAGGCCGCCGGGAGGCCATGGCGTCCCAGCGTGGCCGCCAGAGCATGGGGGGCACTTCTCGACCGGCCCCCAGAGCATCAGCGAGTCGCGGTGGCGGCCCGAGGCCGACGGCCCATCGCGGTGGCGGCGGACATCGTCCCATGCCGAGTAGGGGTGGTGGCGGCGGCCGAGGCGGCGGCGGTAGAGGCGGCAGAAGATAG
- a CDS encoding DUF2950 family protein, producing the protein MRTTRGMQLAALIIGASVLALSSGHTGMAQNRQRLESFASGSKSPEFDQPSQAIDRFKAVMASDDVEGLAQLLGLDAAKLKASEEAVVAFGLIKEGAARQVAVQDIWDRKIVAVGDKLWPLPFPLVKREDGKWAFDTQAGLEEILNRRIGENELQTIQTMHDYVLAQHVYASEPRNGDGIHEYAQVLISDKGKRNGLYWPAESEDDASPASDLIESAAFGKALKGEGYFGYRYRILKGQGPNVFGGRHSYVVNGHMTDGFALIAWPVKYRETGVQTFIISDQSVIYERDLGEDTTKIAESIKEFNPDHNWSIVGE; encoded by the coding sequence ATGAGAACGACGCGCGGAATGCAGCTGGCCGCATTGATCATCGGGGCTTCGGTGCTGGCCCTGTCGAGCGGGCACACCGGAATGGCACAGAACCGGCAAAGACTCGAGAGCTTCGCTTCAGGCAGCAAGTCGCCTGAGTTCGATCAGCCGTCGCAGGCCATCGATCGCTTCAAGGCAGTAATGGCTTCCGATGATGTCGAGGGCCTGGCGCAGCTACTGGGGCTTGACGCCGCGAAATTGAAGGCGAGCGAGGAAGCCGTTGTTGCATTTGGTCTCATCAAGGAGGGTGCGGCAAGGCAGGTTGCCGTACAAGATATCTGGGACCGCAAGATCGTTGCTGTCGGAGACAAATTATGGCCGCTGCCGTTTCCCCTGGTCAAACGGGAGGATGGGAAATGGGCCTTCGACACGCAAGCCGGTCTCGAAGAGATTCTCAATCGGCGTATTGGCGAAAACGAGCTGCAAACCATTCAGACGATGCACGACTATGTCCTGGCCCAGCATGTCTACGCCAGCGAGCCCAGAAATGGCGACGGCATACATGAATATGCCCAGGTGTTGATAAGCGACAAAGGCAAAAGAAACGGGCTCTATTGGCCGGCTGAGAGCGAAGACGACGCAAGTCCCGCCAGCGACTTGATCGAAAGTGCAGCATTCGGAAAAGCGCTCAAGGGCGAAGGCTATTTCGGCTACCGATACCGCATTCTCAAAGGCCAAGGCCCGAATGTTTTCGGAGGGCGACACAGCTACGTGGTCAACGGCCACATGACTGATGGCTTTGCGCTTATTGCCTGGCCGGTCAAATATCGTGAAACAGGCGTACAGACGTTCATCATCAGCGACCAGAGCGTGATTTACGAGCGAGACTTGGGTGAGGATACCACCAAGATCGCCGAATCCATCAAGGAATTCAATCCGGACCACAATTGGTCGATCGTTGGCGAGTGA
- a CDS encoding EF-hand domain-containing protein — protein sequence MTSITSVLSNSYYQYQKSGSTSSSSAESVSSILGSSSSSKSSSSSSSSSTDDQSLISTAEQLVSQLMNIMLNLQSNASGDGSTSDSADSSSSTSAAQQSGGCNGQGGSQSNKIAAMDTNGDGSISEAEFVAARPSDVSQDQATTLFESFDTSNSGSLTEDQVASAMQSGGQPPAPPAGQTPSDDQLSSMFSAMDTNGDGNVSQAEFVAARPSDVSEEQATNLFDSLDTTSSGSLTQSQFETAMKAQQPPQLPDFGSLFASTYQDTTTSDLLTV from the coding sequence TTGACGAGCATTACATCAGTCTTATCAAATAGTTATTATCAATATCAAAAATCCGGCTCGACATCGTCTTCATCAGCTGAATCCGTGTCGTCCATTCTGGGCAGCAGTTCGTCCAGCAAGAGCTCATCGTCCTCTTCGTCTTCTTCGACAGATGATCAATCCTTGATATCGACGGCCGAGCAGCTCGTTTCGCAGCTCATGAACATCATGCTCAATCTGCAGTCAAACGCTTCGGGCGACGGATCCACCTCGGATTCGGCTGACAGCTCCAGCAGCACATCGGCTGCTCAACAGTCTGGCGGTTGCAACGGTCAAGGCGGCAGCCAGAGCAACAAGATTGCTGCGATGGATACGAACGGTGACGGCAGCATCAGCGAAGCGGAATTCGTCGCCGCGCGTCCGTCCGACGTGAGCCAGGATCAGGCTACTACGCTGTTTGAGAGTTTCGACACCAGCAATAGCGGATCGTTGACGGAAGACCAGGTGGCAAGCGCGATGCAGTCCGGTGGACAGCCGCCGGCGCCGCCTGCCGGACAAACGCCGAGCGACGACCAGCTCTCCAGCATGTTCTCCGCAATGGATACGAATGGCGACGGCAATGTCAGCCAAGCGGAATTCGTCGCTGCGCGTCCATCCGACGTGAGCGAAGAACAAGCCACAAATCTGTTCGACAGTTTGGACACGACAAGCTCGGGATCCCTGACGCAGAGCCAGTTCGAGACAGCGATGAAGGCGCAGCAGCCACCGCAGCTTCCGGATTTCGGCTCTCTGTTCGCCTCGACTTACCAAGACACCACCACGAGCGACCTGCTTACTGTCTGA